In a single window of the Streptomyces sp. NBC_00094 genome:
- a CDS encoding HAD family phosphatase: MRYDLVIFDNDGVLVDSEPLSNTLLAGYLTELGHPTSYEESVRDYMGSAMHRIHELVEERTGKRLPVDFDETFHARVFAAFQRELEAVAGAAEVLKGLAEAGVPYCVASSGSHERIRVGHRKTGLDAWFRDEIVFSAEDVGRGKPEPDLFLYAASRMGVVPERCVVVEDSRLGVQAAVAAGMDVYGFTAMTPEAKLAGATGFFGRMDELPATLGL, from the coding sequence ATGCGATACGACTTGGTCATCTTCGACAACGACGGTGTGCTCGTGGACAGTGAGCCTCTTTCCAATACGCTCCTCGCCGGTTATCTCACGGAACTCGGGCATCCCACCTCGTACGAGGAATCGGTGCGCGACTACATGGGGTCGGCCATGCATCGTATTCACGAGCTGGTCGAGGAGCGGACGGGGAAGCGGCTGCCCGTGGATTTCGACGAGACGTTCCACGCGCGGGTCTTCGCGGCCTTCCAGCGGGAGTTGGAGGCCGTGGCGGGGGCTGCGGAGGTGCTCAAGGGGCTGGCCGAGGCCGGGGTTCCGTACTGTGTGGCCTCGTCCGGGAGTCATGAGCGGATTCGGGTGGGGCATCGGAAGACGGGGCTCGACGCGTGGTTCCGGGACGAGATCGTCTTCAGCGCCGAGGACGTGGGCCGGGGCAAGCCGGAGCCGGACCTGTTCCTGTACGCGGCCTCGCGGATGGGGGTGGTGCCGGAGCGGTGTGTGGTGGTCGAGGACAGCCGGCTCGGGGTTCAGGCTGCCGTGGCGGCCGGGATGGACGTCTACGGGTTCACGGCGATGACTCCGGAGGCGAAGCTCGCGGGGGCCACCGGGTTCTTCGGCAGGATGGACGAGCTCCCGGCGACATTGGGACTGTGA
- a CDS encoding MFS transporter: MTDARLRRGRGSLAVSFFVQGVTFALLVTRIPGIQDRYGISDALLPVFLAAVPILAGVSSVATEKIVALVGPAVVLRWAQPVVLLALLGVGAGTELWEVAVALGLFGFAVGALDASMNMLGVSLQRAYGRSIMLGFHASYSLGGIVGASLAWVGAHWHLSLFVSYLPVVAILLPVALVGSRWYVVGEVGGGGGVRTGEGGRVAFALLLPLCLVMSFAYIGDSTVSNWSAKYLQDVLGSSEELATVPYNAYMVTTLLGRAVGDLGVRRLGAATVVRGGAVLAALGFAVVAVAPGAWVGIVGFTVLGLGLSVIVPQTFAAAGKLFPGASDAAVARLNVFNYVGFLIGAPLVGALGDAWSYRGAMLVPMVLVLVTVVYATSFGSREARYGGGHERPRTVDVG, from the coding sequence ATGACGGATGCGCGGTTGCGGCGTGGGCGGGGATCCCTGGCGGTCAGTTTCTTCGTGCAGGGGGTCACCTTCGCCTTGCTCGTGACCCGAATACCGGGGATCCAGGATCGGTACGGGATCTCCGACGCCCTGCTGCCCGTCTTTCTCGCCGCGGTGCCGATCCTGGCCGGGGTCTCGAGCGTGGCGACGGAGAAGATCGTCGCCCTGGTGGGGCCGGCGGTGGTGCTGCGGTGGGCTCAGCCCGTCGTCCTGCTGGCCCTGCTGGGGGTGGGGGCCGGTACGGAGCTGTGGGAGGTGGCGGTCGCCCTCGGGCTCTTCGGGTTCGCGGTGGGGGCGTTGGACGCCTCCATGAACATGCTGGGGGTGAGCCTCCAGCGGGCGTACGGGCGGAGCATCATGCTCGGCTTCCACGCCTCGTACAGCCTCGGTGGGATCGTGGGTGCCTCGCTGGCCTGGGTGGGGGCGCACTGGCATCTGTCGCTCTTCGTGTCGTACCTGCCGGTCGTGGCGATCCTGCTGCCCGTCGCGCTCGTGGGCAGCCGGTGGTACGTGGTCGGCGAGGTCGGTGGGGGAGGCGGAGTGCGTACGGGCGAGGGGGGCCGGGTGGCCTTCGCGCTGCTGCTGCCGCTCTGTCTCGTGATGTCCTTCGCCTATATAGGTGACTCCACCGTGTCCAACTGGAGTGCCAAGTACCTCCAGGACGTGCTCGGCAGTTCGGAGGAGCTGGCGACGGTGCCGTACAACGCGTACATGGTGACGACGCTTCTGGGGCGGGCCGTGGGGGATCTCGGGGTGCGGAGGCTCGGGGCGGCGACGGTCGTCCGGGGCGGGGCGGTGCTCGCGGCTCTGGGATTCGCGGTGGTGGCGGTGGCGCCGGGGGCGTGGGTGGGGATCGTCGGGTTCACGGTGCTGGGGCTCGGGCTGAGCGTGATCGTGCCGCAGACCTTCGCCGCGGCGGGAAAGCTGTTCCCCGGGGCGAGTGACGCGGCGGTCGCTCGGCTCAATGTCTTCAACTACGTCGGGTTCCTGATCGGGGCCCCGCTGGTGGGGGCGTTGGGGGACGCGTGGAGCTATCGGGGGGCGATGCTGGTGCCGATGGTGCTGGTCCTGGTGACGGTGGTGTACGCCACGTCGTTCGGTTCGCGGGAGGCCCGATACGGTGGCGGTCATGAGCGGCCGCGCACTGTTGATGTGGGATGA